From one Chloroflexota bacterium genomic stretch:
- a CDS encoding ABC transporter ATP-binding protein: protein MSSAGGLQLQGQLERAVICATRIAKQFGNVAAVDDISFEVRRGETYGLLGPNGAGKTTTMRMVSGLSPLTSGALTVAGIDVARQGREVRNVLGVVTQQDGLDTDLNPRNNLIVYGYMTGLSRSEARRRADAVLMYFDLTDRAGDEIDNLSGGMKRRLAIARAFMTTPQVIVLDEPTTGLDPQGRNRVWQELETMKQAGVTILMSTHYMDEASALCDRLAIMNDGKILAEGAPDELVNSYAGDEVALVRTSNSSRKDAIDWIRNCGLNYREAGAVITVTAANGGRPDLSSLDGVRVSYRPANLEDVFLSVAGRGLADE, encoded by the coding sequence ATTTCCAGCGCCGGAGGATTGCAGTTGCAAGGCCAGCTTGAACGCGCGGTCATTTGCGCGACGCGCATAGCCAAGCAATTCGGCAACGTCGCGGCTGTGGATGACATTTCCTTCGAAGTGCGACGCGGCGAAACGTACGGTCTGCTGGGCCCGAACGGCGCTGGGAAGACGACGACCATGCGAATGGTGAGCGGTCTTTCGCCGCTTACCTCTGGAGCGTTGACCGTCGCGGGCATCGATGTCGCCCGCCAGGGACGGGAGGTGCGCAACGTACTCGGCGTTGTAACCCAGCAGGACGGTCTCGACACCGACCTGAACCCCAGGAACAACCTCATCGTGTACGGCTACATGACCGGGCTGTCCCGGTCGGAGGCTCGCCGTAGGGCCGATGCCGTGCTGATGTACTTCGATCTCACCGACCGCGCCGGCGACGAAATCGACAACCTATCCGGCGGCATGAAACGGCGCTTGGCGATCGCCAGGGCATTCATGACCACGCCCCAGGTCATCGTGCTGGACGAACCCACGACCGGCCTTGACCCGCAGGGACGCAACCGTGTCTGGCAGGAGCTGGAAACGATGAAACAGGCCGGGGTCACGATCCTGATGTCGACCCATTACATGGACGAGGCATCCGCTTTGTGCGACCGACTCGCGATCATGAACGACGGCAAGATCCTGGCCGAAGGGGCACCGGACGAACTGGTCAACAGTTACGCCGGCGATGAAGTGGCTCTGGTTCGCACCTCTAATAGCTCGCGCAAAGACGCGATTGACTGGATCCGAAATTGCGGCCTCAACTACCGGGAAGCCGGCGCCGTGATTACGGTTACGGCCGCCAATGGGGGGCGCCCGGACCTGTCTTCTCTTGACGGAGTGCGAGTTTCGTATCGCCCCGCCAACCTGGAAGACGTTTTCCTTTCGGTGGCAGGGAGAGGGTTGGCGGACGAATAG